One stretch of Hymenobacter chitinivorans DSM 11115 DNA includes these proteins:
- a CDS encoding DUF294 nucleotidyltransferase-like domain-containing protein: MTDRIDFLRTVKPFDLLPEDVRREIAELLEEVTHPREAVIYLQDVSKLRGLDIVVEGEYETFFYDSQQTKRLVEHCGPGCCYGGISVLLNKKRSLRTVLAKRGTRVYFLHRRDFRALCQAYPSFFEHFTTKYGQRMLDDEYAHFVKLNQGSIAQNYLASDQLYSRRLEAVELRELLACPGATPICEVARRMAEARTSCYFITADDAPGTITGYVTDITLRDKVVAGLADARGPVSSVMDAPVVSISAQAFVYEAILLMFQTKTRYLLVQGEAGGYVGFVSRNKLLSDQAQSPFIFIQSVKQAVSGPELRRRWEQVPDMVYQLLDRGVKPEIVNQLITSISDTIALKVIEGVIQELGPPPAKFVFMVLGSEGRKEQTLLTDQDNAIIYEDKANEQREAVRAYFKQFATLVSDQLNDIGFSFCEGGFMAKNSKWTHSLSHWKRNYTEWMSESNPEAVMQFAAFFDCRYLYGDATIMEELQAFLSEQLQTPHDRFFYYLAINALQFEAPLTFFRNIRTFTVGSQQVFNLKKTMTPIVDLARIYALKHRIFLTNTGERLAALQEQGVFSEKEYHELLQSYYYLMGMRLKKQAVQIISDKRRPDNYLDPKTLTRVEEVSLKEIFKVIGDFQLKIKVGFAKTL, translated from the coding sequence ATGACTGACCGGATAGATTTTCTGCGCACCGTGAAGCCCTTCGACCTGCTGCCCGAGGACGTGCGGCGCGAAATTGCCGAGCTGCTGGAGGAAGTAACCCACCCGCGCGAAGCCGTGATTTACCTGCAGGACGTGTCCAAGCTGCGCGGCCTCGACATCGTGGTGGAAGGCGAGTACGAAACGTTTTTCTACGACAGCCAGCAAACGAAGCGGCTGGTGGAGCACTGCGGGCCGGGCTGCTGCTACGGTGGTATTTCGGTGCTGCTCAACAAGAAACGGTCTTTGCGTACGGTGCTGGCCAAGCGCGGCACCCGGGTGTACTTTCTGCACCGCCGCGACTTTCGGGCCCTGTGCCAGGCCTACCCCAGTTTCTTCGAGCACTTTACCACCAAGTACGGGCAGCGCATGCTCGACGACGAGTACGCCCACTTCGTCAAGCTCAACCAGGGCAGCATCGCCCAGAACTACCTGGCTTCCGACCAGCTTTACTCGCGCCGCCTCGAAGCCGTGGAGCTGCGCGAGCTGCTGGCCTGCCCCGGCGCCACGCCCATCTGCGAGGTGGCCCGCCGCATGGCCGAAGCCCGCACCAGCTGCTACTTCATTACCGCCGACGACGCGCCGGGCACCATCACCGGCTACGTCACCGACATTACCCTGCGCGACAAAGTGGTGGCCGGCCTGGCCGATGCGCGCGGGCCGGTGAGTTCGGTTATGGACGCGCCGGTGGTCAGCATCAGCGCCCAGGCTTTCGTGTATGAGGCTATTCTGCTGATGTTTCAGACCAAAACCCGCTACCTGCTCGTGCAGGGGGAGGCTGGCGGTTACGTGGGTTTTGTGAGTCGCAACAAGCTGCTCAGCGACCAGGCCCAGTCGCCGTTTATCTTCATTCAGTCGGTGAAGCAGGCCGTGTCGGGCCCGGAGCTGCGGCGGCGCTGGGAGCAAGTGCCCGACATGGTGTACCAGCTCCTGGACCGCGGGGTGAAGCCCGAAATCGTGAACCAGCTCATCACCAGCATTTCCGACACCATTGCCCTCAAGGTTATCGAGGGCGTGATTCAGGAGCTGGGGCCGCCGCCGGCCAAGTTTGTGTTTATGGTGCTGGGCAGCGAAGGCCGCAAAGAGCAAACCCTACTCACCGACCAGGATAACGCCATTATCTACGAGGACAAGGCCAACGAGCAGCGCGAGGCCGTGCGGGCCTACTTCAAGCAGTTTGCCACGCTCGTGTCCGACCAGCTCAACGATATCGGCTTCAGCTTCTGCGAGGGCGGCTTCATGGCTAAAAATTCCAAGTGGACCCATTCTCTCTCGCACTGGAAACGCAACTACACCGAGTGGATGAGCGAGTCGAACCCCGAGGCCGTGATGCAGTTTGCCGCCTTTTTCGACTGCCGCTACCTCTACGGCGACGCCACCATTATGGAAGAATTGCAGGCTTTCCTGAGCGAGCAGCTGCAAACGCCCCACGACCGGTTTTTTTACTACCTGGCCATCAATGCTCTGCAGTTTGAGGCCCCGCTCACGTTTTTTCGCAACATCCGCACCTTCACCGTGGGCTCTCAGCAGGTTTTTAACCTGAAGAAAACCATGACGCCCATCGTGGACCTGGCCCGCATCTACGCCCTGAAGCACCGCATCTTTCTGACCAACACCGGCGAACGGCTGGCGGCTCTCCAGGAGCAGGGCGTGTTCAGCGAGAAAGAGTACCACGAACTGCTGCAGTCGTACTACTACCTGATGGGCATGCGCCTCAAGAAGCAGGCCGTGCAGATTATCAGCGACAAACGCCGCCCCGACAATTACCTCGACCCCAAGACCCTGACCCGGGTGGAGGAAGTCAGCCTGAAGGAAATATTCAAGGTAATCGGCGACTTCCAACTCAAGATTAAGGTCGGCTTTGCCAAGACTTTATAG
- a CDS encoding aldose epimerase family protein, with protein sequence MLLPNPTPLFSFRSALLSGSLLAALLTGCEQAKKPEQTAGSPGAASSTTTDSVKNMPTSASFGKTSDGTEVQLYTLTNAHGLKATISTYGGIVTSLLVPDKAGTLGDVVLGFDNVSGYQSPEYQKAGPYFGALIGRYGNRIAKGQFTLDGKQYTLAKNNGPNHLHGGLKGFDKVIWQAEPGTLARGQSLKLTYLSKDGEEGYPGNLRVTVTYTLTTTDELRIDYTATTDKATPVNLTNHSYFNLSAGQSKDVLSHQVTLPADRYTVVDAALIPTGELRAVKGTPFDFTTPHAIGERIAQVPGGYDHNWVLNDAGKLRPVALVSEPTSGRTLQVLTTEPGIQFYTGNFLAGTLTGKGGTVYGKHAGFCLETQHFPDSPNQPKFPSTTLQPGQTLQSTTIYKFGIQAANSEA encoded by the coding sequence ATGCTACTGCCAAACCCTACTCCGCTGTTTTCTTTCCGCTCGGCCCTGCTCTCCGGCAGCCTGCTGGCCGCCCTGCTCACGGGCTGTGAGCAAGCCAAAAAGCCCGAGCAAACTGCGGGCAGCCCCGGTGCTGCCTCATCCACCACTACTGATTCAGTTAAGAATATGCCCACTTCCGCATCTTTCGGCAAAACCTCGGACGGGACCGAGGTGCAGCTCTACACGCTGACCAACGCCCACGGTCTGAAAGCCACCATCAGCACCTACGGCGGCATCGTGACCAGCCTGCTCGTGCCCGACAAGGCCGGTACGCTCGGCGATGTTGTGCTGGGCTTCGACAACGTGAGTGGCTACCAGAGCCCCGAGTACCAGAAAGCCGGGCCCTACTTCGGCGCATTAATCGGGCGCTACGGCAACCGCATTGCCAAGGGGCAGTTTACCCTGGACGGGAAGCAATACACACTGGCCAAGAACAACGGGCCCAACCACCTGCACGGCGGGCTCAAGGGCTTCGACAAGGTTATCTGGCAGGCCGAGCCGGGCACCTTGGCCCGGGGCCAGAGCCTGAAGCTGACCTACCTGAGCAAGGACGGGGAAGAAGGCTACCCCGGCAACCTGCGTGTGACGGTGACCTACACGCTGACCACGACCGACGAGCTGCGCATCGACTACACCGCCACCACCGACAAAGCCACGCCCGTCAATTTGACCAACCACAGCTACTTCAACCTCAGCGCCGGGCAGAGCAAAGACGTACTAAGCCACCAAGTCACGCTGCCCGCTGACCGGTACACCGTTGTGGATGCCGCTCTGATTCCGACCGGGGAGCTGCGCGCCGTGAAAGGGACGCCTTTCGACTTTACCACGCCCCACGCCATTGGGGAGCGAATTGCGCAGGTGCCCGGCGGCTACGACCACAACTGGGTGCTCAACGACGCGGGCAAGCTGCGGCCCGTGGCCCTGGTGAGTGAGCCCACCTCGGGCCGTACGCTGCAGGTGCTCACCACCGAGCCCGGCATCCAGTTCTACACCGGCAACTTCCTGGCCGGCACGCTCACGGGCAAGGGCGGCACGGTCTACGGCAAGCACGCGGGCTTCTGCCTCGAAACCCAGCACTTCCCCGACTCGCCCAACCAGCCTAAGTTTCCCAGCACCACGCTGCAGCCCGGCCAGACCCTGCAGTCGACTACGATTTACAAATTCGGAATCCAGGCGGCCAACAGCGAAGCCTAG
- a CDS encoding acyltransferase family protein, with the protein MDVLRAVAIVLVLISHWFPATNAVADWGGVGVTAFFVLSGFLITAILRRAAAPVAGNKRGSIVYSFFARRILRLLPAYYCALLLAWALKLPYMREAWQWFVLHGANIFLFRQQQWGEGMGHFWSLAVEEQFYLFWPAVVLLLPRRWLGPGLALLGLAGPLIRWWLLERTATSFSLILTPACLDLFAIGAGLSLVLERRRLPTRFWVGMLLASGGLYMWLSASAWATGFALLGPSCLALAAAASIALALTTKAAPAQWLLRQPALVGLGRLSYGLYLYHLYVPVILHRLLHHVGRLIAHGHYYQAVLAWETTVAAGAVMGLLLLAVAWLSWRFVERPFLSLQRLFPYEHAPGLSRE; encoded by the coding sequence TTGGATGTTTTGCGGGCGGTTGCCATTGTGCTGGTTTTGATTTCGCACTGGTTTCCGGCTACGAATGCGGTGGCTGACTGGGGCGGAGTGGGCGTAACGGCCTTCTTCGTGCTCAGCGGCTTTTTGATTACGGCCATTCTGCGGCGGGCCGCGGCGCCGGTTGCGGGTAATAAAAGAGGCAGCATTGTTTACTCTTTTTTTGCCCGGCGCATCCTGCGGCTACTGCCGGCCTACTATTGCGCCTTGCTATTGGCCTGGGCGCTGAAGCTACCGTACATGCGGGAGGCCTGGCAGTGGTTTGTGCTGCACGGGGCCAATATTTTCTTGTTTCGCCAGCAACAGTGGGGAGAAGGAATGGGGCATTTCTGGTCGTTGGCGGTGGAAGAGCAGTTTTACCTTTTCTGGCCGGCGGTTGTCCTGCTGCTACCCCGCCGCTGGCTGGGGCCGGGGCTGGCGCTGCTGGGACTAGCGGGGCCCCTTATCCGCTGGTGGCTGCTGGAGCGCACCGCAACTTCGTTTTCCCTGATCCTGACCCCGGCCTGTCTGGACCTTTTTGCCATCGGGGCCGGGTTAAGTTTGGTGCTGGAGCGGCGGCGCTTACCAACCCGCTTCTGGGTTGGCATGCTCTTGGCGAGCGGCGGCCTGTATATGTGGCTCAGTGCCAGTGCTTGGGCCACGGGGTTTGCGCTGCTAGGGCCTTCCTGTCTGGCATTGGCGGCCGCCGCTAGCATTGCCTTAGCCCTCACTACCAAAGCGGCCCCGGCCCAGTGGCTGCTGCGCCAGCCCGCGCTGGTCGGCCTCGGCCGGCTGAGCTACGGGCTCTACCTGTATCATCTGTACGTGCCCGTTATTCTGCACCGGCTGTTGCATCACGTAGGGCGCCTTATTGCGCACGGCCATTACTACCAGGCTGTGCTGGCTTGGGAAACAACGGTGGCGGCCGGCGCCGTTATGGGGCTGTTATTGCTGGCCGTGGCCTGGTTGTCGTGGCGGTTTGTTGAGCGGCCATTTTTGAGTCTGCAACGCCTTTTTCCCTATGAGCACGCTCCCGGGCTAAGTCGCGAGTAA
- the uvsE gene encoding UV DNA damage repair endonuclease UvsE has product MRIGYPCVNESLDCTSSATFRLASYSAERVELAVASNLICLQRILEYNVANELRFFRISSGIVPFGSHPINTFPWQTRFAAEFRAIGDYVKAQRMRISFHPDQFVVLNSPSADIVQRSIAELVYQGSMLDLMGLDSTAKLQIHVGGLYGDRDLAISRFIATYRELPAAVQRRLVIENDDRLFSLRDCLRVHEAVGIPILFDNFHHECLNHGEPMAEALQLAAATWHPERDGVLMMDYSSQQLGERKGKHTSTLEEELFREFLTHLHGLDVDIMLEIKDKEASACRAVSVLRELQLVAAEAGTLS; this is encoded by the coding sequence ATGAGAATTGGGTATCCTTGCGTTAATGAATCGTTGGACTGCACCTCGTCGGCTACGTTTCGGCTGGCGTCGTATTCGGCCGAGCGGGTGGAGCTGGCCGTGGCCAGCAACCTGATCTGCCTGCAGCGGATTCTAGAGTACAACGTGGCCAATGAGCTGCGCTTTTTTCGGATCAGCTCGGGCATTGTGCCTTTTGGCTCCCACCCCATCAACACCTTTCCGTGGCAGACGCGCTTTGCCGCCGAGTTCCGGGCCATTGGCGACTACGTGAAGGCCCAGCGCATGCGCATCTCGTTCCACCCCGACCAGTTTGTGGTGCTCAACTCGCCCAGCGCCGACATTGTGCAGCGCAGCATTGCCGAGCTGGTCTACCAGGGCTCCATGCTGGATCTGATGGGTCTCGACAGCACTGCTAAGCTCCAGATTCACGTGGGCGGCCTCTACGGCGACCGGGACCTGGCCATCAGTCGGTTTATTGCTACCTACCGGGAGCTGCCGGCAGCCGTGCAGCGCCGTCTGGTTATTGAGAACGACGACCGGCTGTTCAGCCTGCGCGACTGCCTGCGGGTACACGAGGCGGTGGGCATCCCGATTCTGTTCGACAACTTTCACCACGAGTGCCTCAACCACGGCGAGCCCATGGCCGAGGCCCTGCAGCTGGCCGCCGCCACCTGGCACCCCGAGCGCGACGGAGTGCTGATGATGGACTATAGCTCCCAGCAGCTTGGGGAGCGCAAAGGCAAGCACACCAGCACCCTGGAAGAAGAGCTTTTCCGCGAGTTCCTGACCCACCTGCACGGCCTCGACGTAGATATCATGCTCGAAATAAAGGACAAGGAAGCCAGCGCCTGCCGGGCCGTGAGCGTGCTGCGCGAACTGCAGCTAGTGGCGGCTGAGGCCGGCACCCTATCCTAG
- a CDS encoding carboxypeptidase-like regulatory domain-containing protein, giving the protein MKGSVQLLHRLFSGRVFCLLTSLLLLAGGATAQVRVTGTVSGAKDRKPIPGAAVFVQGTNKGTVADNAGDFSITVANTDTLLFRAVGYKPQRLPLDRTGLSQIIVQIYLVRDSIQLGEVRIQEGRPDRAVINRALRNVRRPTPPANAVRRPPPPKPLFPVDTIAPRDPIPTLASPISLIYDQFSRAGQERRKMEAIQAQEKAAAAEKARQNYNRNFKDNRGYE; this is encoded by the coding sequence GTGAAGGGTTCCGTTCAACTACTCCACCGTCTATTTTCAGGGCGGGTATTCTGCCTACTGACCAGCCTGCTACTGCTGGCCGGCGGGGCCACGGCCCAGGTGCGCGTGACGGGTACCGTCTCCGGGGCCAAAGACCGGAAGCCGATTCCCGGCGCGGCCGTGTTTGTACAAGGTACCAATAAGGGTACCGTGGCCGATAACGCGGGCGACTTCAGCATTACCGTGGCCAACACCGACACGCTGCTGTTCCGGGCCGTGGGCTATAAGCCCCAGCGCCTGCCGCTGGACCGCACCGGCCTGTCGCAGATTATCGTGCAGATTTACCTGGTGCGCGACAGTATCCAGCTCGGCGAAGTGCGCATTCAGGAAGGTCGCCCCGACCGGGCCGTCATCAACCGGGCCCTGCGCAACGTGCGCCGCCCCACGCCCCCGGCCAACGCCGTGCGCCGCCCGCCGCCCCCCAAGCCCCTGTTCCCGGTGGATACCATTGCCCCCCGCGACCCTATCCCGACCCTGGCCAGCCCCATCAGCCTGATCTACGACCAGTTTTCGCGGGCAGGTCAGGAACGGCGCAAGATGGAGGCCATTCAGGCCCAGGAAAAAGCCGCCGCCGCCGAAAAAGCCCGCCAGAACTACAACCGCAACTTCAAGGATAACCGCGGCTATGAATGA
- a CDS encoding metallophosphoesterase: MSRSVSGIFFLLLILVAEWYGFQAVRTALQSATPLTRKVAGTAYWLLTLGIWGLGFWALLNRTQHASFRSYFGGLLLAMIAAKIVILLPLLLEDVVRLARWAYQTVARPNGAPSGPAISRSEFISKLALVLGAIPFASLIWGMVKGGTDYTVKRVVLRFPNLPASFDGFTLLQISDLHTGSFQSKEPLQRAVALINKQNVDQVFMTGDLVNNYAHEVEEHIDTLAGIQSKLPILSVLGNHDYADYINWADQGGLAAKQANLARLKQNHAKIGWKLMLDESHHIERNGEKIAVIGVQNWGARMGFPKYGNLPKAHAEADAPFKILLSHDPSHWDGEVHQYEDIDLTLSGHTHGMQFGVNLPFFKWSPVQYAYKQWAGLYQRGKQYLYVNAGLGFIGYPGRVGFLPEITVFELRRA, translated from the coding sequence ATGTCCCGTTCCGTTTCTGGTATTTTCTTTCTGCTGCTGATTCTGGTGGCCGAATGGTATGGCTTTCAGGCCGTGCGCACCGCGCTGCAAAGCGCCACTCCCCTCACCCGTAAAGTGGCCGGCACGGCCTACTGGCTGCTCACGCTGGGCATCTGGGGCCTGGGTTTCTGGGCCCTGCTGAACCGCACCCAGCACGCCTCGTTCCGCTCCTATTTCGGCGGGCTGCTGCTGGCCATGATTGCCGCCAAAATCGTGATTCTGCTGCCGTTGCTGCTCGAAGACGTGGTGCGGCTGGCGCGCTGGGCCTACCAAACGGTGGCTCGGCCCAACGGCGCGCCCAGTGGCCCGGCCATTTCCCGCAGCGAATTTATCAGCAAGCTGGCCCTGGTGCTGGGCGCCATTCCCTTCGCCTCGCTGATCTGGGGCATGGTCAAGGGCGGCACCGACTACACCGTGAAGCGCGTGGTGCTGCGCTTCCCCAACCTGCCCGCCTCGTTCGACGGCTTCACGCTGCTCCAGATTTCGGACCTGCACACCGGCTCTTTCCAGTCGAAGGAGCCCTTGCAGCGGGCCGTGGCCCTGATCAATAAGCAGAACGTCGACCAAGTCTTCATGACCGGCGACCTGGTCAATAACTACGCCCACGAGGTGGAAGAGCACATCGACACCCTGGCCGGCATCCAATCCAAGCTCCCGATTCTGTCGGTGCTGGGCAACCACGACTACGCCGACTACATCAACTGGGCCGACCAGGGCGGCCTGGCGGCCAAGCAGGCTAACCTGGCCCGCCTGAAGCAGAACCACGCCAAAATCGGCTGGAAGCTGATGCTCGACGAAAGCCACCACATTGAGCGCAACGGCGAGAAAATTGCTGTTATCGGGGTGCAAAACTGGGGCGCGCGCATGGGCTTCCCCAAGTATGGCAATCTGCCGAAGGCCCACGCCGAGGCGGATGCGCCCTTCAAAATCCTGCTTTCCCACGACCCTTCGCACTGGGACGGCGAAGTGCACCAGTACGAGGACATCGACCTCACGCTTTCGGGCCACACCCACGGCATGCAGTTTGGCGTCAACCTGCCCTTCTTCAAATGGAGCCCGGTACAGTACGCCTACAAGCAATGGGCCGGCCTCTACCAGCGGGGCAAGCAGTACCTCTACGTGAATGCCGGGCTGGGCTTTATCGGCTACCCGGGCCGGGTGGGTTTCTTGCCCGAAATCACCGTGTTTGAGCTGCGCCGGGCGTAA